A window of the Zeugodacus cucurbitae isolate PBARC_wt_2022May chromosome 2, idZeuCucr1.2, whole genome shotgun sequence genome harbors these coding sequences:
- the LOC105217952 gene encoding sodium/potassium-transporting ATPase subunit beta-1 isoform X2: protein MPFINPSDILQYFSKRETMFETSGSYVLVKRFRRENAENSLALVSEPKEKVSNVKSQSPQRPKKPEKESKKEPIKKQDVRPHDKPVNDALFTAGRIYWLRTILYYIVFYAGLIILFYICFAIYEQTLPVDAPRVSKLQPSLVYHPNFESYFLNRISWNAFKAKDIKLIVNNINDFLEKFGTRREFGKCRANNSYGYKGRNPCVFLTVNRITGFQVDPIEDARELQRKERVLKKIINNLPPHKRKGRLWISCKSNSLVNIEYFPQSRSIPIDQINTKSSMDETKRNGSSYSESDYERIVTIQIQNVPHDKLFNVYCRMFAKNIENDDNERPWIGGVSFDMIFLTD from the exons ATGCCTTTTATCAACCCGTCAGatattcttcaatatttttcaaaaagagaAACGATGTTTGAGACGTCAGGTTCATATGTACTAGTTAAACGGTTTCGACGCGAAAATGCTGAAAACTCTTTAGCTTTAGTCAGTGAACCAAAAGAAAAAGTCAGCAATGTTAAAAGCCAATCTCCTCAGCGTCCCAAGAAACCTGAAAAGGAAAGCAAGAAAGAACCAATAAAGAAACAAGATGTGCGACCACATGATAAACCAGTCAATGATGCTCTATTTACGGCGGGACGGATATATTGGTTGCGAACAATATTGTACTATATAGTATTTTACGCGGGACTAAtcattttgttttacatttgctTTGCGATATATGAACAAACATTACCAGTGGACGCTCCGCGAGTTTCGAAACTCCAGCCTTCATTAGTTTACCACCCCAACTTTGAATCGTATTTCCTTAACCGTATATCTTGGAATGCGTTTAAAGCAAAGGACATCAAATTGATTGttaacaatataaatgattttctGGAAAAATTTGGCACGCGTCGTGAATTCGGTAAATGCCGAGCGAATAATTCTTATGGTTACAAGGGTCGCAACCCATGTGTATTCCTGACAGTTAATCGTATCACTGGCTTCCAAGTTGATCCCATTGAAGATGCTAGAGAATTGCAAAGAAAGGAacgcgttttaaaaaaaatcattaacaaTCTTCCTCCACATAAACGTAAGGGACGTCTATGGATATCATGTAAATCGAATTCTTTGGTAAACATCGAATATTTTCCACAATCGCGATCAATACCCATAGATCAAATAAACACCAAATCATCAATGGATGAGACTAAGCGTAATGGTTCCTCTTACTCTGAGAGTGATTATGAGCGAATTGTAACGATACAAATTCAAAATGTACCGCATGACAAGCTTTTCAACGTATATTGCAGGATGTTTGCGAAAAATATTGAGAATGATGATAACGAAAGACCTTGGATAGGTGGTGTTAGCTTCGACATGATTTTTTTAACAGACTA a
- the LOC105217952 gene encoding sodium/potassium-transporting ATPase subunit beta-1 isoform X1 — MPFINPSDILQYFSKRETMFETSGSYVLVKRFRRENAENSLALVSEPKEKVSNVKSQSPQRPKKPEKESKKEPIKKQDVRPHDKPVNDALFTAGRIYWLRTILYYIVFYAGLIILFYICFAIYEQTLPVDAPRVSKLQPSLVYHPNFESYFLNRISWNAFKAKDIKLIVNNINDFLEKFGTRREFGKCRANNSYGYKGRNPCVFLTVNRITGFQVDPIEDARELQRKERVLKKIINNLPPHKRKGRLWISCKSNSLVNIEYFPQSRSIPIDQINTKSSMDETKRNGSSYSESDYERIVTIQIQNVPHDKLFNVYCRMFAKNIENDDNERPWIGGVSFDMIFLTD, encoded by the coding sequence ATGCCTTTTATCAACCCGTCAGatattcttcaatatttttcaaaaagagaAACGATGTTTGAGACGTCAGGTTCATATGTACTAGTTAAACGGTTTCGACGCGAAAATGCTGAAAACTCTTTAGCTTTAGTCAGTGAACCAAAAGAAAAAGTCAGCAATGTTAAAAGCCAATCTCCTCAGCGTCCCAAGAAACCTGAAAAGGAAAGCAAGAAAGAACCAATAAAGAAACAAGATGTGCGACCACATGATAAACCAGTCAATGATGCTCTATTTACGGCGGGACGGATATATTGGTTGCGAACAATATTGTACTATATAGTATTTTACGCGGGACTAAtcattttgttttacatttgctTTGCGATATATGAACAAACATTACCAGTGGACGCTCCGCGAGTTTCGAAACTCCAGCCTTCATTAGTTTACCACCCCAACTTTGAATCGTATTTCCTTAACCGTATATCTTGGAATGCGTTTAAAGCAAAGGACATCAAATTGATTGttaacaatataaatgattttctGGAAAAATTTGGCACGCGTCGTGAATTCGGTAAATGCCGAGCGAATAATTCTTATGGTTACAAGGGTCGCAACCCATGTGTATTCCTGACAGTTAATCGTATCACTGGCTTCCAAGTTGATCCCATTGAAGATGCTAGAGAATTGCAAAGAAAGGAacgcgttttaaaaaaaatcattaacaaTCTTCCTCCACATAAACGTAAGGGACGTCTATGGATATCATGTAAATCGAATTCTTTGGTAAACATCGAATATTTTCCACAATCGCGATCAATACCCATAGATCAAATAAACACCAAATCATCAATGGATGAGACTAAGCGTAATGGTTCCTCTTACTCTGAGAGTGATTATGAGCGAATTGTAACGATACAAATTCAAAATGTACCGCATGACAAGCTTTTCAACGTATATTGCAGGATGTTTGCGAAAAATATTGAGAATGATGATAACGAAAGACCTTGGATAGGTGGTGTTAGCTTCGACATGATTTTTTTAACAGACTAG